A portion of the uncultured Methanobrevibacter sp. genome contains these proteins:
- the tsaA gene encoding tRNA (N6-threonylcarbamoyladenosine(37)-N6)-methyltransferase TrmO, translating to MNIELESIGTIHTEFNEIEGMPIQPTGAKGIKGTIEIEDKYVEGLKDLEGFSHIHLIYLLHKVEGYMLEVKPFMDNNTHGVFATRSPKRPNRIGMSVVKINKVEGNTVFIENVDILNGTPLLDIKPYVPQLYEDTIDELRIGWFETKHQKAKSQKADDRFK from the coding sequence TAATGAAATTGAAGGTATGCCAATTCAGCCAACCGGTGCAAAAGGAATAAAAGGAACAATTGAAATTGAAGATAAATATGTTGAAGGACTTAAGGATTTGGAAGGATTTTCCCATATTCATTTAATTTACCTGCTTCACAAAGTGGAAGGATACATGCTTGAAGTAAAGCCTTTTATGGATAACAATACACACGGAGTATTTGCAACAAGATCACCAAAAAGACCAAACAGAATTGGAATGAGCGTTGTTAAAATAAATAAAGTAGAAGGCAATACAGTTTTTATTGAAAATGTGGACATTTTAAATGGAACACCGCTTTTGGACATCAAACCTTATGTACCCCAATTATATGAGGATACAATAGACGAGTTAAGAATAGGATGGTTTGAAACAAAGCACCAAAAAGCAAAATCACAAAAAGCAGATGATAGATTCAAATAA